One Vigna unguiculata cultivar IT97K-499-35 chromosome 7, ASM411807v1, whole genome shotgun sequence genomic region harbors:
- the LOC114189679 gene encoding condensin complex subunit 1: MAPQFVFPRALEDLEHEALEDDNRLCVQNPVDVASFVSSKLEEFVKGVSFDLSDREILCIEEQDVFDRVYSLVRAFLILSPSSKLSLLETLRSNLAVLLPNVDSLSRASNDHVHIASHRNAFKIYSFFLLSILLALHSNTSKAVAPSARKKHAVNSWNWEAQRARILNLIANSLEINLELIFSSPDLDENYLSFITKNAFSMFEDAALLKDSDVKEALCRIIGACSTRYRYTAQSCASIVHLVHKYDFVVTHLADAVAGAEKKYGDGSLAMALVREIGRTNPKDYVKDTAGAENVGRFLVELADRMPKLISTNIGILVPHFGGESYKIRNALVAVMGKLIAKAFKDVDVSEASSKSIRLRTKQAMLDILLERCRDVSAYTRSRVLQVWAELCEEHSISIGMWNEVAEVAAGRLEDKSAMVRKSALNLLIMMLQHNPFGPQLRVASFEATLDQYKMKLKELEPSEGAEPSSDADNFNGDGEVVNSNCETVVKGQQQDSLTDSCLSQSEDAIALQNSSVPDVGNLEQTRALIASLEAGLRFSKCIGATMPTLVQLMASSSATDVENTILLLMRCKQFQIDSSEECLRKMLPLIFSQDKSIFEAVESAFHTIYIRKSPIETANNLLSLAADSNIGDLAALECIVGALVSKGDISSSTISALWDFFCFNIGGTTAEQSRSALSILCMVAKKSPGVLGSHLQDIIDIGFGRWSKVDPLLARTACLAIQRLSEEDKKKLLASSSVRIFGILESLITGFWLPANIWFAAADKAIAAIYAIHPTPETIAVDMIKKSLSSVCNDGGVNEQSDVDTVSGSVPLTVEVAKLSRCLFIVSHIAMNQLVYIESCARKIQKQKLAKEKKDSENQNQDCNDTVSAATQKDNDINAELGFTASEDAALDALFEKAEKEIISGGSNEKNLIGVCATFLSKLCRNFGLMQKYPELQASAMLALCRLMIIDADFCDANLQLLFTVVESAHSETVRSNCTIALGDLAVRFPNLLEPWTENMYSRLKDPCISVRKNAVLVLSHLILNDMMKVKGYINEMAVRLEDEDERISNLAKLFFIELSKKGNNPIYNLLPDILSKLSQQNLSKDSFCNIMQFLITSIKKDRQMEALVEKLCHRFSGVTDVRQWEYISYCLSQLSFTEKGMKKLIELFKSYEHVLSEDSVMDHFRNILNKGKKFAKVELKACIEEFEDKLNKFHSDRKEQEVTARNAEIHQRKIDSMEGFTVATKSEDYLESNSASDETEGEVIDGCAEEATFPANGKSESKHVPEEHSGASSELTESDQGDTEIQSSQVKTRGVRRSKISKSSVKDEKADDISVTRRNTRSRR, encoded by the exons ATGGCTCCTCAATTCGTCTTCCCTCGCGCGCTGGAAGACCTGGAACACGAAGCGCTCGAAGACGATAACAGACTCTGCGTTCAGAACCCTGTCGATGTCGCTTCCTTCGTCTCCTCCAAACTCGAAGAGTTCGTCAAAG GTGTGTCGTTTGATCTCTCCGACAGGGAGATTCTGTGCATCGAGGAGCAGGACGTGTTCGACCGCGTCTACTCCTTGGTTCGCGCCTTCCTCATTCTCTCCCCTTCCTCCAAGCTCAGCCTCCTCGAAACTCTCCGCTCCAACCTCGCCGTCCTCCTCCCCAACGTCGATTCCCTCTCCAGAGCCTCCAACGACCACGTCCACATCGCCTCGCACCGCAACGCTTTCAAAATATACTCCTTCTTCCTCCTCTCCATTCTTCTCGCTCTACACTCCAACACCTCCAAG GCTGTCGCTCCAAGTGCTAGGAAGAAACATGCTGTGAATTCATGGAATTGGGAGGCACAGAGAGCTCGGATACTCAACCTCATAGCCAATTCTTTGGAGATAAACCTTGAATTGATTTTCAGTTCGCCGGACCTGGATGAAAACTACTTGTCTTTTATTACAAA AAATGCTTTCTCTATGTTTGAGGATGCGGCGCTCTTAAAAGATTCCGATGTGAAAGAGGCCCTGTGCCGTATAATTGGAGCCTGCTCTACTAGGTATCGTTATACCGCTCAGTCGTGTGCATCCATCGTGCACCTGGTTCACAAGTATGATTTTGTGGTCACGCACTTGGCTGATGCAGTTGCTGGTGCTGAGAAGAAGTATGGAGATGGAAGCCTCGCTATGGCCCTTGTTAGGGAGATTGGAAGGACTAATCCCAAAGATTACGTGAAAGACACCGCTGGGGCTGAAAATGTGGGTCGTTTTCTGGTCGAGCTTGCTGACCGCATGCCAAAATTGATTTCGACTAACATTGGCATTCTTGTCCCTCACTTTGGTGGAGAGTCCTATAAGATACGGAACGCACTTGTTGCGGTGATGGGGAAGCTAATAGCCAAGGCATTTAAAGATGTTGATGTTAGTGAAGCAAGTTCAAAGTCCATTCGTTTGCGTACCAAACAAGCTATGTTGGACATCTTGCTTGAGCGTTGTAGAGATGTTTCTGCCTATACCAGAAGTCGAGTTCTTCAGGTGTGGGCTGAGTTATGTGAAGAGCACTCTATTTCAATTGGCATGTGGAATGAGGTTGCAGAAGTTGCTGCTGGAAGGTTGGAGGACAAGAGTGCAATGGTCAGAAAATCTGCTCTGAATCTGTTGATCATGATGTTGCAGCACAACCCTTTTGGTCCTCAGCTTCGAGTAGCCTCCTTTGAAGCAACCTTAGATCAGTACAAAATGAAGTTGAAAGAGCTTGAGCCTTCAGAAGGAGCAGAACCCTCCTCTGATGCTGATAATTTTAATGGTGATGGAGAAGTGGTTAATTCAAATTGTGAAACTGTTGTGAAGGGGCAGCAACAAGACAGTTTAACTGATAGTTGCTTGTCCCAGTCGGAAGATGCAATCGCTTTGCAGAACAGTAGTGTGCCGGATGTTGGGAACTTGGAACAGACTAGGGCATTGATTGCATCTCTTGAGGCTGGATTGCGGTTCTCTAAATGCATAGGAGCCACAATGCCAACCCTTGTCCAATTGATGGCTTCATCTTCTGCCACTGACGTTGAGAACACAATTCTCTTATTGATGAGATGTAAGCAGTTTCAGATTGACAGCTCCGAGGAATGTCTCCGAAAGATGTTACCACTT ATATTTTCTCAGGATAAATCCATCTTTGAAGCAGTGGAGAGCGCTTTCCATACAATATACATCAGGAAAAGTCCAATCGAAACTGCCAATAACCTTTTGAGTCTTGCCGCTGATTCCAATATAGGAGATCTAGCAGCCCTTGAGTGCATAGTTGGCGCCCTAGTCTCTAAGGGTGATATATCTTCCAGCACG ATATCAGCATTATGGGATTTCTTTTGCTTCAATATTGGTGGAACCACGGCAGAGCAGAGCCGTAGTGCTTTATCAATCCTCTGCATGGTTGCAAAGAAGTCACCTGGTGTGCTTGGCTCACACTTACAGGACATAATAGATATTGGGTTCGGTCGTTGGTCCAAAGTTGATCCTTTGCTAGCAAGGACAGCTTGTCTTGCTATTCAAAGACTGTCTGAAGAAGACAAGAAAAAACTGTTGGCTAGTAGTAGTGTTCGAATATTTGGTATTTTAGAAAGTTTAATCACTGGTTTTTGGCTTCCGGCAAATATTTGGTTTGCTGCTGCTGACAAAGCCATAGCTGCCATCTATGCCATTCACCCTACCCCAGAAACCATAGCTGttgatatgataaaaaaatctcTCAGTTCTGTCTGTAATGATGGTGGTGTTAATGAGCAGAGTGACGTTGACACAGTTAGCGGCAGTGTGCCTCTCACAGTTGAAGTAGCAAAACTTAGCAGATGTTTATTTATAGTAAGTCATATTGCCATGAATCAACTGGTATATATAGAGTCCTGTGCCCGTAAAATTCAGAAGCAGAAGCTTGCTAAAGAGAAAAAGGACAGTGAGAATCAGAACCAAGACTGTAATGACACAGTGTCAGCTGCTACACAGAAG GATAATGATATAAATGCAGAGTTAGGATTTACTGCCTCTGAGGATGCAGCACTTGATGCTTTGTTTGAAAAAGCAGAGAAAGAAATAATATCTGGTGGTTCAAATGAAAAGAATTTGATTGGTGTCTGTGCAACATTTTTGTCAAAGCTTTGTAGAAATTTTGGACTAATGCAGAAG TATCCAGAATTACAGGCATCTGCAATGCTTGCTTTGTGTCGATTGATGATAATTGATGCAGATTTTTG TGATGCAAATCTCCAACTCCTTTTTACGGTTGTGGAAAGCGCACATTCGGAAACTGTCCGTTCTAATTGCACAATAGCATTGGGAGATTTAGCAGTACGGTTTCCCAATCTTTTAGAACCATGGACAGAAAACATGTATTCCCGCCTAAAGGATCCCTGTATATCTGTTAGGAAGAATGCTGTATTGGTACTTTCACATCTCATACTAAATGACATGATGAAG GTGAAAGGGTACATCAATGAAATGGCTGTAAGAttagaagatgaagatgagagAATTTCAAACCTAGCTAAGCTGTTTTTTATTGAACTTTCCAAGAAAG GAAACAATCCAATATATAACTTACTTCCGGATATACTAAGCAAATTATCTCAGCAAAATCTGAGCAAAGATTCTTTCTGCAACATCAtgcaatttttaattacttCCATAAAAAAG GATAGACAAATGGAAGCTCTGGTGGAAAAGCTATGCCATCGGTTTAGTGGTGTTACAG ATGTCCGACAATGGGAATATATATCTTATTGTCTCTCTCAGTTATCATTTACGGAAAAAGGGATGAAAAAACTCATAGAGTTATTTAAGTCATATGAGCATGTCTTGTCAGAGGATTCTGTTATGGACCACTTCAGGAACATACTGAACAAG GGCAAGAAGTTTGCGAAGGTTGAACTTAAAGCTTGCATTGAAGAGTTTGAGGATAAACTGAATAAGTTTCACTCGGATAGAAAGGAACAGGAAGTTACTGCTCGAAATGCCGAAATCCATCAACGGAAGATTGACAGTATGGAGGGTTTTACTGTGGCTACAAAGTCTGAGGATTACTTGGAGTCTAATTCTGCTTCag ATGAAACAGAAGGTGAAGTAATTGATGGTTGCGCGGAAGAGGCAACGTTTCCAGCAAATGGGAAATCAGAATCTAAACATGTGCCAGAAGAACATTCTGGTGCTTCGAGTGAGTTGACAGAGTCAGATCAAGGGGATACTGAAATCCAATCTTCCCAGGTTAAGACGAGAG GCGTTCGTCGGTCCAAAATTAGTAAAAGCAGTGTTAAAGATGAAAAGGCCGATGATATCTCTGTCACCCGAAGAAATACTCGGTCAAGGAG GTAG
- the LOC114190484 gene encoding uncharacterized protein LOC114190484, with product MAIKIAALFFVVLVALAYQAIQPPPPRTCGSPNGPPITASRIKLRDGRHLAYKEHGVPPQLAKNKIVYLHGFGSCRHDAVIATSLPNGVLEELGVCVVSFDRPGYGESDPDPNRTMKSLALDVEELADKLELGDKFYVVGFSMGGQAVWGCLKFIPHRLAGATLLTPVVNYWWHNLPSNITTKSYYQQPTRDQWALRVAHYFPSLTFWWFTQKFFPSSSAVNRNPKVFSDQDLSILSKIKTRQHQSHVQQQGEAESICRDAIVGFGRWDFDPLDIDNPFPDNTGHVHLWQGDDDKLIPVQLQRYIAQNIPWIQYHEIPGSGHLFPHLHEISANIIKTQLQQ from the exons ATGGCAATAAAAATTGCAGCATTGTTCTTTGTAGTTCTTGTGGCCTTGGCATATCAGGCCATTCAGCCTCCACCCCCAAGAACATGTGGTTCACCAAATGGACCACCCATCACAGCTTCAAGGATTAAGCTCAGAGATGGAAGGCACTTAGCCTACAAGGAACACGGTGTGCCTCCACAACTGGCCAAGAACAAGATTGTGTACTTACACGGCTTTGGTTCCTGTCGACATGATGCTGTTATTGCAACAAGCCTTCCCAAT GGAGTTCTTGAGGAACTTGGAGTGTGTGTTGTGTCTTTTGATAGACCAGGGTATGGAGAAAGTGACCCAGATCCAAATCGAACGATGAAAAGTTTGGCACTTGATGTTGAAGAGCTTGCAGATAAGTTGGAATTGGGAGATAAGTTCTATGTTGTGGGATTTTCCATGGGAGGACAAGCTGTCTGGGGTTGCCTCAAGTTCATTCCTCATAG ACTTGCTGGGGCAACACTGCTGACACCAGTGGTAAATTATTGGTGGCATAACCTTCCTTCCAACATTACCACAAAGTCCTACTACCAACAACCCACACGAGACCAATGGGCATTGCGAGTTGCTCACTACTTTCCATCGCTAACATTCTGGTGGTTCACTCAGAaattctttccttcatcaagtGCTGTAAATCGCAACCCTAAGGTTTTTTCCGATCAAGATTTATCAATACTTTCCAAAATCAAAACACGACAACATCAG TCACACGTGCAGCAACAAGGTGAAGCTGAATCAATTTGTCGTGACGCCATAGTTGGGTTTGGAAGATGGGACTTTGATCCTCTTGATATTGATAATCCTTTCCCAGATAACACAGGCCATGTTCATCTATGGCAAGGTGATGACGATAAGCTCATCCCTGTTCAGCTCCAACGTTACATTGCTCAAAACATTCCTTGGATTCAGTACCATGAAATCCCTGGTTCTGGACACCTCTTTCCACACCTGCATGAAATCAGTGCCAACATCATCAAAACACAATTGCAGCAATGA